A window from Deinococcus malanensis encodes these proteins:
- a CDS encoding GNAT family N-acetyltransferase yields MSLEIRPALPSDWSVLHPFLETDRPLDSMEAAHARFLRRPNSELHCVLVAVKNGTLVGVAMAHEWDEYLMSGRKQIRCSTLQVLPEWRRQGIGHALFQGVVGWAETGGATWLEWYASPAAVPFYERLGYKGVSCPQPEYPFFEITFPRNVRSSEQS; encoded by the coding sequence ATGAGCCTCGAAATCCGCCCTGCCCTCCCATCCGACTGGAGTGTTTTGCACCCTTTTCTGGAGACGGACCGCCCGCTTGACTCCATGGAAGCAGCACACGCGAGGTTTCTGCGCCGGCCGAACTCGGAACTGCACTGTGTCCTTGTCGCTGTAAAGAACGGAACGCTGGTTGGCGTCGCTATGGCTCACGAGTGGGACGAGTACCTGATGAGCGGTCGCAAACAGATTCGCTGCTCCACGCTGCAGGTGTTGCCGGAATGGCGACGGCAAGGCATCGGACATGCTCTGTTTCAGGGCGTCGTCGGCTGGGCCGAGACCGGGGGCGCCACGTGGCTGGAGTGGTATGCCAGCCCGGCTGCTGTGCCGTTCTACGAGCGGCTGGGTTACAAAGGCGTGAGCTGCCCGCAACCGGAATACCCGTTTTTTGAAATCACGTTTCCCAGAAACGTTCGGTCTTCAGAACAGTCCTGA
- a CDS encoding secondary thiamine-phosphate synthase enzyme YjbQ, giving the protein MWAQHELTLRASPRGFHLITREVVQAVPELTRVRAGLLHVFMRHTSASLTINENASPDVRRDFERYFNHAVPQDWQEWEHTLEGPDDMPAHIKASVLGPSLTVPVQDGRLALGTWQGLYLCEHRDQGGPRRLLLTLTGEGTH; this is encoded by the coding sequence ATGTGGGCCCAACACGAGCTGACCCTGCGCGCCTCGCCGCGTGGCTTTCACCTGATCACCCGCGAGGTCGTGCAGGCGGTGCCGGAACTGACCCGGGTGCGGGCCGGACTGCTGCATGTCTTCATGCGGCACACCAGTGCCAGCCTGACCATCAACGAGAACGCCTCACCCGACGTGCGCCGGGATTTCGAGCGGTACTTCAATCACGCGGTGCCGCAGGACTGGCAGGAATGGGAACATACCCTGGAAGGCCCGGACGACATGCCCGCGCACATCAAGGCCAGTGTGCTGGGGCCCAGCCTGACGGTTCCTGTACAAGATGGCCGCCTGGCGCTGGGCACCTGGCAGGGCCTGTACCTGTGCGAGCACCGTGATCAGGGAGGACCGCGCCGGCTGCTGCTGACGCTTACAGGTGAGGGAACCCACTGA